Proteins from a genomic interval of Lolium perenne isolate Kyuss_39 chromosome 1, Kyuss_2.0, whole genome shotgun sequence:
- the LOC127295985 gene encoding mitochondrial dicarboxylate/tricarboxylate transporter DTC has translation MADAKQQAAAAPSGVWKTIKPFVNGGASGMLATCVIQPVDMIKVKIQLGEGSAAQVTKKMLAEGGPSSFYKGLSAGLLRQATYTTARLGSFRVLTNKAIEANDGKPLPLIQKAFIGLTAGAIGATVGSPADLALIRMQADSTLPAAQRRHYKNAFQALYRISADEGVLALWKGAGPTVVRAMSLNMGMLASYDQSVELFRDKFGAGEISTVVGASAISGFFAAACSLPFDFVKTQIQKMQPDATGKYPYTGSLDCAMQTLKSGGPLKFYTGFPVYCVRIAPHVMMTWIFLNQIQKFEKKIGI, from the exons ATGGCGGACGCCAAgcagcaggcggcggcggcgcccagCGGCGTCTGGAAGACCATCAAGCCCTTCGTCAATGGCGGCGCCTCCGGGATGCTTGCCACCTGCGTCATCCAGCCCGTCGACATGATCAAG GTGAAGATCCAACTAGGCGAGGGATCTGCAGCTCAGGTCACAAAGAAGATGCTTGCGGAAGGTGGCCCTAGTTCCTTTTACAAG GGTTTGTCAGCCGGTTTACTGAGGCAAGCTACATATACAACTGCTCGTCTTGGATCCTTCAG GGTTCTGACAAACAAAGCAATTGAGGCAAATGATGGGAAGCCATTGCCACTTATTCAAAAAGCCTTTATTGGGCTAACTGCTGGAGCGATTGGCGCCACTGTTGGTAGTCCTGCTGATTTGGCGCTCATTAGGATGCAAGCTGATTCAACCTTACCAGCAGCACAGCGGCGTCACTACAAGAATGCATTTCAGGCACTCTACCGTATCTCTGCTGACGAAGGTGTCCTTGCACTTTGGAAGGGTGCTGGCCCAACTGTGGTGAGAGCCATGTCACTGAATATGGGTATGCTTGCGTCCTATGACCAGAGTGTTGAGCTATTCAGGGACAAATTTGGCGCTGGAGAAATTTCGACTGTTGTTG GAGCCAGTGCCATTTCTGGATTCTTTGCGGCGGCATGCAGTTTGCCGTTTGATTTTGTGAAAACTCAAATTCAAAAGATGCAGCCTGATGCGACTGGAAAGTACCCATACACCGGGTCTTTGGACTGTGCCATGCAAACCTTAAAGAGCGGTGGCCCGTTGAAGTTCTACACCGGCTTTCCTGTATATTGTGTCAGGATTGCCCCCCATGTCATG ATGACGTGGATCTTCTTGAATCAAATCCAGAAGTTTGAGAAGAAGATTGGCATATAA